The following proteins come from a genomic window of Lycium ferocissimum isolate CSIRO_LF1 chromosome 4, AGI_CSIRO_Lferr_CH_V1, whole genome shotgun sequence:
- the LOC132053218 gene encoding G-type lectin S-receptor-like serine/threonine-protein kinase At4g27290 isoform X2 has protein sequence MKKGSRIESMKFLASLFICFNFLSIVLAVDTIKIDQPIKDGETIVSAGGVYELGFFRPGNSRNRYIGIWYKKISTGTVVWVANRNDPLNDTSGVLMLNPDGMLVLVNSTNGTIWSTNSSTTLKNPIARLLDSGNLVIREENDNRSEIVAWQSFDYPGDTLLPGMKLGRNLVTGLDWYMSSWKSPDDPAIGEFVDRMDIQGYPQLFVWKGSSIAFSSGPWTGLAFSGSPSLQPNTYFTFGFVLNKEEVYYKYDLKNGSLPTRVVLTSTGLINHYTWIDRTQEWFLYLTAQSDNCDRFALCGPYARCVINNSPPCDCLRGFEPKHPQQWDAADWSSGCVRRTPLACQQDGFRKFTGIKVPDTRKSWYNESIGLEECKKLCSGDCNCTAYSNMDVRNGGSGCLLWFGDLIDIRELSPNQEDLFVREAASEVDQDKKRKKKKSRLIAIVSAVVATCVLSLLAWCAFHRRKKRTRREVGTEDMELPLFDLVTVATATKNFSSANVIGEGGFGPVYKGKLRNGPEIAVKRLSEYSGQGLQELKNEVILISKLQHRNLVKLLGCCLEGEERMLIYEFLPNNSLDYFIFDQSRKGSLPWRNRYEIAMGISRGLLYLHQDSRLRIIHRDLKTSNILLDTDLNPRISDFGLAKIFGAEQTEGKTNRVIGTYGYMSPEYAVDGKYSVKSDVFSLGVLLLELVSGRKNRKFHHAWLLWNEGKALELMDECLKESYVESQVLTCIQVSLLCVQKLPEDRPTVASVVFWLSNEGVELPQPKQPGFFIERDSTESNESTDERCLTGNELSLTILEAR, from the exons ATGAAGAAAGGCTCAAGAATTGAATCCATGAAATTTCTAGCTTCTTTGTTTATCTGCTTcaattttctttcaattgtACTAGCAGTAGACACCATTAAAATTGATCAACCAATTAAAGATGGTGAAACAATTGTTTCAGCTGGTGGGGTTTATGAGCTTGGATTTTTCAGGCCTGGAAATTCAAGGAATCGATACATCGGAATATGGTACAAGAAAATATCAACTGGAACAGTTGTTTGGGTTGCTAACAGAAATGATCCACTAAATGACACTTCAGGTGTGTTGATGCTCAATCCTGATGGAATGTTAGTACTTGTTAATAGTACTAACGGGACGATTTGGTCgacaaattcatcaacaaccttgAAGAATCCAATAGCAAGATTGTTAGATTCAG GTAATCTTGTCATCAGGGAAGAAAATGATAATAGATCTGAAATTGTCGCCTGGCAAAGTTTCGATTATCCAGGGGATACTCTGTTACCTGGAATGAAGCTCGGACGGAATTTGGTAACGGGCCTGGATTGGTATATGTCGTCATGGAAAAGCCCGGATGATCCTGCTATAGGTGAATTTGTAGACAGGATGGATATTCAGGGGTATCCACAGTTATTTGTATGGAAAGGTTCTTCTATTGCATTTAGTTCAGGTCCCTGGACTGGTTTAGCATTTAGTGGTAGTCCTAGTTTGCAACCGAATACGTATTTTACATTCGGGTTTGTGCTTAATAAGGAGGAAGTTTATTACAAATATGATCTTAAAAATGGATCATTGCCCACCAGGGTGGTGTTAACCTCAACTGGATTGATAAATCACTATACCTGGATCGATCGAACACAAGAATGGTTCCTTTATTTAACAGCACAATCTGATAACTGTGATCGTTTCGCATTGTGTGGTCCCTATGCGAGATGTGTCATTAACAACTCGCCCCCGTGTGACTGTTTACGGGGTTTTGAGCCGAAGCATCCACAGCAATGGGACGCAGCAGACTGGTCCAGCGGATGTGTTAGGAGGACTCCATTGGCGTGTCAGCAAGATGGATTTAGGAAATTTACGGGGATTAAAGTGCCTGACACGCGGAAATCATGGTATAACGAGAGCATTGGACTTGAGGAATGCAAGAAGTTGTGTTCGGGGGATTGTAACTGTACAGCCTACTCGAATATGGATGTTCGAAATGGTGGAAGCGGATGTTTGCTCTGGTTCGGGGACCTCATCGATATCAGGGAACTTAGTCCGAATCAGGAGGACCTGTTTGTTAGGGAAGCTGCTTCAGAAGTAG ATCAAGACAAGAAACGGAAGAAAAAGAAGTCAAGGCTGATTGCAATTGTATCAGCAGTAGTTGCGACTTGTGTACTCAGCCTTCTAGCTTGGTGTGCATTCCacagaagaaaaaagagaacac GTAGGGAAGTTGGAACGGAAGATATGGAGTTACCATTATTTGATTTAGTTACTGTTGCTACCGCCACTAAGAACTTCTCTTCTGCTAATGTGATTGGAGAAGGCGGATTCGGACCTGTTTATAAG GGTAAACTACGAAATGGACCCGAGATAGCGGTGAAGAGGCTTTCGGAATACTCAGGACAAGGTCTACAAGAGTTGAAAAATGAAGTGATACTAATATCCAAACTACAACATAGGAATCTTGTCAAGCTTTTGGGGTGTTGCCTTGAAGGAGAAGAGAGGATGCTCATTTATGAGTTTCTGCCCAACAATAGCTTGGactatttcatttttg ATCAAAGCAGAAAAGGATCACTTCCTTGGAGAAATCGCTACGAAATCGCGATGGGAATATCTCGAGGCCTTCTCTATCTTCACCAGGACTCAAGATTAAGAATTATTCACAGGGACCTGAAGACCAGCAACATTTTGCTGGACACTGACTTGAATCCCAGGATTTCTGATTTCGGCCTAGCTAAAATATTTGGTGCAGAGCAAACGGAAGGAAAAACAAATCGAGTAATCGGAACATA CGGATACATGTCCCCAGAGTATGCTGTTGATGGGAAATATTCAGTGAAATCCGATGTCTTCAGCCTTGGCGTGCTTTTACTCGAACTTGTCAGTGGCAGAAAGAACAGGAAGTTTCATCAT GCATGGTTACTATGGAATGAAGGAAAGGCATTGGAACTGATGGATGAATGTTTAAAAGAATCATATGTTGAATCACAAGTGTTGACATGCATTCAAGTAAGTTTATTGTGTGTACAAAAACTCCCAGAGGACAGGCCTACAGTGGCATCAGTAGTTTTCTGGTTAAGCAATGAAGGTGTGGAATTGCCTCAACCAAAGCAGCCTGGGTTCTTTATAGAGAGGGATTCAACTGAATCAAATGAGTCAACTGATGAAAGATGTCTCACTGGCAATGAACTTTCACTAACAATTCTTGAGGCAAGATAG
- the LOC132053218 gene encoding G-type lectin S-receptor-like serine/threonine-protein kinase At4g27290 isoform X1, which yields MKKGSRIESMKFLASLFICFNFLSIVLAVDTIKIDQPIKDGETIVSAGGVYELGFFRPGNSRNRYIGIWYKKISTGTVVWVANRNDPLNDTSGVLMLNPDGMLVLVNSTNGTIWSTNSSTTLKNPIARLLDSGNLVIREENDNRSEIVAWQSFDYPGDTLLPGMKLGRNLVTGLDWYMSSWKSPDDPAIGEFVDRMDIQGYPQLFVWKGSSIAFSSGPWTGLAFSGSPSLQPNTYFTFGFVLNKEEVYYKYDLKNGSLPTRVVLTSTGLINHYTWIDRTQEWFLYLTAQSDNCDRFALCGPYARCVINNSPPCDCLRGFEPKHPQQWDAADWSSGCVRRTPLACQQDGFRKFTGIKVPDTRKSWYNESIGLEECKKLCSGDCNCTAYSNMDVRNGGSGCLLWFGDLIDIRELSPNQEDLFVREAASEVDQDKKRKKKKSRLIAIVSAVVATCVLSLLAWCAFHRRKKRTRREVGTEDMELPLFDLVTVATATKNFSSANVIGEGGFGPVYKGKLRNGPEIAVKRLSEYSGQGLQELKNEVILISKLQHRNLVKLLGCCLEGEERMLIYEFLPNNSLDYFIFDQSRKGSLPWRNRYEIAMGISRGLLYLHQDSRLRIIHRDLKTSNILLDTDLNPRISDFGLAKIFGAEQTEGKTNRVIGTYGYMSPEYAVDGKYSVKSDVFSLGVLLLELVSGRKNRKFHHVSHHHNLLGHAWLLWNEGKALELMDECLKESYVESQVLTCIQVSLLCVQKLPEDRPTVASVVFWLSNEGVELPQPKQPGFFIERDSTESNESTDERCLTGNELSLTILEAR from the exons ATGAAGAAAGGCTCAAGAATTGAATCCATGAAATTTCTAGCTTCTTTGTTTATCTGCTTcaattttctttcaattgtACTAGCAGTAGACACCATTAAAATTGATCAACCAATTAAAGATGGTGAAACAATTGTTTCAGCTGGTGGGGTTTATGAGCTTGGATTTTTCAGGCCTGGAAATTCAAGGAATCGATACATCGGAATATGGTACAAGAAAATATCAACTGGAACAGTTGTTTGGGTTGCTAACAGAAATGATCCACTAAATGACACTTCAGGTGTGTTGATGCTCAATCCTGATGGAATGTTAGTACTTGTTAATAGTACTAACGGGACGATTTGGTCgacaaattcatcaacaaccttgAAGAATCCAATAGCAAGATTGTTAGATTCAG GTAATCTTGTCATCAGGGAAGAAAATGATAATAGATCTGAAATTGTCGCCTGGCAAAGTTTCGATTATCCAGGGGATACTCTGTTACCTGGAATGAAGCTCGGACGGAATTTGGTAACGGGCCTGGATTGGTATATGTCGTCATGGAAAAGCCCGGATGATCCTGCTATAGGTGAATTTGTAGACAGGATGGATATTCAGGGGTATCCACAGTTATTTGTATGGAAAGGTTCTTCTATTGCATTTAGTTCAGGTCCCTGGACTGGTTTAGCATTTAGTGGTAGTCCTAGTTTGCAACCGAATACGTATTTTACATTCGGGTTTGTGCTTAATAAGGAGGAAGTTTATTACAAATATGATCTTAAAAATGGATCATTGCCCACCAGGGTGGTGTTAACCTCAACTGGATTGATAAATCACTATACCTGGATCGATCGAACACAAGAATGGTTCCTTTATTTAACAGCACAATCTGATAACTGTGATCGTTTCGCATTGTGTGGTCCCTATGCGAGATGTGTCATTAACAACTCGCCCCCGTGTGACTGTTTACGGGGTTTTGAGCCGAAGCATCCACAGCAATGGGACGCAGCAGACTGGTCCAGCGGATGTGTTAGGAGGACTCCATTGGCGTGTCAGCAAGATGGATTTAGGAAATTTACGGGGATTAAAGTGCCTGACACGCGGAAATCATGGTATAACGAGAGCATTGGACTTGAGGAATGCAAGAAGTTGTGTTCGGGGGATTGTAACTGTACAGCCTACTCGAATATGGATGTTCGAAATGGTGGAAGCGGATGTTTGCTCTGGTTCGGGGACCTCATCGATATCAGGGAACTTAGTCCGAATCAGGAGGACCTGTTTGTTAGGGAAGCTGCTTCAGAAGTAG ATCAAGACAAGAAACGGAAGAAAAAGAAGTCAAGGCTGATTGCAATTGTATCAGCAGTAGTTGCGACTTGTGTACTCAGCCTTCTAGCTTGGTGTGCATTCCacagaagaaaaaagagaacac GTAGGGAAGTTGGAACGGAAGATATGGAGTTACCATTATTTGATTTAGTTACTGTTGCTACCGCCACTAAGAACTTCTCTTCTGCTAATGTGATTGGAGAAGGCGGATTCGGACCTGTTTATAAG GGTAAACTACGAAATGGACCCGAGATAGCGGTGAAGAGGCTTTCGGAATACTCAGGACAAGGTCTACAAGAGTTGAAAAATGAAGTGATACTAATATCCAAACTACAACATAGGAATCTTGTCAAGCTTTTGGGGTGTTGCCTTGAAGGAGAAGAGAGGATGCTCATTTATGAGTTTCTGCCCAACAATAGCTTGGactatttcatttttg ATCAAAGCAGAAAAGGATCACTTCCTTGGAGAAATCGCTACGAAATCGCGATGGGAATATCTCGAGGCCTTCTCTATCTTCACCAGGACTCAAGATTAAGAATTATTCACAGGGACCTGAAGACCAGCAACATTTTGCTGGACACTGACTTGAATCCCAGGATTTCTGATTTCGGCCTAGCTAAAATATTTGGTGCAGAGCAAACGGAAGGAAAAACAAATCGAGTAATCGGAACATA CGGATACATGTCCCCAGAGTATGCTGTTGATGGGAAATATTCAGTGAAATCCGATGTCTTCAGCCTTGGCGTGCTTTTACTCGAACTTGTCAGTGGCAGAAAGAACAGGAAGTTTCATCATGTGAGTCATCATCATAATCTTTTGGGACAT GCATGGTTACTATGGAATGAAGGAAAGGCATTGGAACTGATGGATGAATGTTTAAAAGAATCATATGTTGAATCACAAGTGTTGACATGCATTCAAGTAAGTTTATTGTGTGTACAAAAACTCCCAGAGGACAGGCCTACAGTGGCATCAGTAGTTTTCTGGTTAAGCAATGAAGGTGTGGAATTGCCTCAACCAAAGCAGCCTGGGTTCTTTATAGAGAGGGATTCAACTGAATCAAATGAGTCAACTGATGAAAGATGTCTCACTGGCAATGAACTTTCACTAACAATTCTTGAGGCAAGATAG
- the LOC132053218 gene encoding G-type lectin S-receptor-like serine/threonine-protein kinase At4g27290 isoform X3, giving the protein MKLGRNLVTGLDWYMSSWKSPDDPAIGEFVDRMDIQGYPQLFVWKGSSIAFSSGPWTGLAFSGSPSLQPNTYFTFGFVLNKEEVYYKYDLKNGSLPTRVVLTSTGLINHYTWIDRTQEWFLYLTAQSDNCDRFALCGPYARCVINNSPPCDCLRGFEPKHPQQWDAADWSSGCVRRTPLACQQDGFRKFTGIKVPDTRKSWYNESIGLEECKKLCSGDCNCTAYSNMDVRNGGSGCLLWFGDLIDIRELSPNQEDLFVREAASEVDQDKKRKKKKSRLIAIVSAVVATCVLSLLAWCAFHRRKKRTRREVGTEDMELPLFDLVTVATATKNFSSANVIGEGGFGPVYKGKLRNGPEIAVKRLSEYSGQGLQELKNEVILISKLQHRNLVKLLGCCLEGEERMLIYEFLPNNSLDYFIFDQSRKGSLPWRNRYEIAMGISRGLLYLHQDSRLRIIHRDLKTSNILLDTDLNPRISDFGLAKIFGAEQTEGKTNRVIGTYGYMSPEYAVDGKYSVKSDVFSLGVLLLELVSGRKNRKFHHVSHHHNLLGHAWLLWNEGKALELMDECLKESYVESQVLTCIQVSLLCVQKLPEDRPTVASVVFWLSNEGVELPQPKQPGFFIERDSTESNESTDERCLTGNELSLTILEAR; this is encoded by the exons ATGAAGCTCGGACGGAATTTGGTAACGGGCCTGGATTGGTATATGTCGTCATGGAAAAGCCCGGATGATCCTGCTATAGGTGAATTTGTAGACAGGATGGATATTCAGGGGTATCCACAGTTATTTGTATGGAAAGGTTCTTCTATTGCATTTAGTTCAGGTCCCTGGACTGGTTTAGCATTTAGTGGTAGTCCTAGTTTGCAACCGAATACGTATTTTACATTCGGGTTTGTGCTTAATAAGGAGGAAGTTTATTACAAATATGATCTTAAAAATGGATCATTGCCCACCAGGGTGGTGTTAACCTCAACTGGATTGATAAATCACTATACCTGGATCGATCGAACACAAGAATGGTTCCTTTATTTAACAGCACAATCTGATAACTGTGATCGTTTCGCATTGTGTGGTCCCTATGCGAGATGTGTCATTAACAACTCGCCCCCGTGTGACTGTTTACGGGGTTTTGAGCCGAAGCATCCACAGCAATGGGACGCAGCAGACTGGTCCAGCGGATGTGTTAGGAGGACTCCATTGGCGTGTCAGCAAGATGGATTTAGGAAATTTACGGGGATTAAAGTGCCTGACACGCGGAAATCATGGTATAACGAGAGCATTGGACTTGAGGAATGCAAGAAGTTGTGTTCGGGGGATTGTAACTGTACAGCCTACTCGAATATGGATGTTCGAAATGGTGGAAGCGGATGTTTGCTCTGGTTCGGGGACCTCATCGATATCAGGGAACTTAGTCCGAATCAGGAGGACCTGTTTGTTAGGGAAGCTGCTTCAGAAGTAG ATCAAGACAAGAAACGGAAGAAAAAGAAGTCAAGGCTGATTGCAATTGTATCAGCAGTAGTTGCGACTTGTGTACTCAGCCTTCTAGCTTGGTGTGCATTCCacagaagaaaaaagagaacac GTAGGGAAGTTGGAACGGAAGATATGGAGTTACCATTATTTGATTTAGTTACTGTTGCTACCGCCACTAAGAACTTCTCTTCTGCTAATGTGATTGGAGAAGGCGGATTCGGACCTGTTTATAAG GGTAAACTACGAAATGGACCCGAGATAGCGGTGAAGAGGCTTTCGGAATACTCAGGACAAGGTCTACAAGAGTTGAAAAATGAAGTGATACTAATATCCAAACTACAACATAGGAATCTTGTCAAGCTTTTGGGGTGTTGCCTTGAAGGAGAAGAGAGGATGCTCATTTATGAGTTTCTGCCCAACAATAGCTTGGactatttcatttttg ATCAAAGCAGAAAAGGATCACTTCCTTGGAGAAATCGCTACGAAATCGCGATGGGAATATCTCGAGGCCTTCTCTATCTTCACCAGGACTCAAGATTAAGAATTATTCACAGGGACCTGAAGACCAGCAACATTTTGCTGGACACTGACTTGAATCCCAGGATTTCTGATTTCGGCCTAGCTAAAATATTTGGTGCAGAGCAAACGGAAGGAAAAACAAATCGAGTAATCGGAACATA CGGATACATGTCCCCAGAGTATGCTGTTGATGGGAAATATTCAGTGAAATCCGATGTCTTCAGCCTTGGCGTGCTTTTACTCGAACTTGTCAGTGGCAGAAAGAACAGGAAGTTTCATCATGTGAGTCATCATCATAATCTTTTGGGACAT GCATGGTTACTATGGAATGAAGGAAAGGCATTGGAACTGATGGATGAATGTTTAAAAGAATCATATGTTGAATCACAAGTGTTGACATGCATTCAAGTAAGTTTATTGTGTGTACAAAAACTCCCAGAGGACAGGCCTACAGTGGCATCAGTAGTTTTCTGGTTAAGCAATGAAGGTGTGGAATTGCCTCAACCAAAGCAGCCTGGGTTCTTTATAGAGAGGGATTCAACTGAATCAAATGAGTCAACTGATGAAAGATGTCTCACTGGCAATGAACTTTCACTAACAATTCTTGAGGCAAGATAG